ATGCCGATGATGTAGATCTTGTGCGCCGGAACCTGGTACTTGCTGACCAGGTAGCTGATCACGGAATCGGCGCGGCGCTTGCTCAAAAGGTAGTTGTAATCGGCGGAGCCGACCGAGTCGGTATTGCCGTCGACGACCACGATGTAATGCTTGGCATTGGGCAGCTCGCCGCCGAGTTCATCCAGAGCCTTCTTCGCCTTGGGCGTAAGCACAAACTTGTCGAAGCCGAAGTGCACCTGGGTTTCGACCACCGGACGATAGTTGTCCAGGTTGGCGACCACGCCGGTGAGGCTGTCGGCGCGGTTGACGGCGGTTGTCGCCATCGTCTGGGCCTGGCTGGCAGCCTGGCCGGCGCTCAGCGCCTTCTGGTCGGCAGCGGCCGCGGCCGCTTGCACCGACTGGATTCCCTGCTGCGAACGAGTGTCAACGTCCTTGATGTCGCGCGTAGTCTTGGCCGTCAGGTCGTCGAGTTCGTTAACTTTGTTGATGGTGGGTGCGGTCTCGTTGCGCACGTACTTCTTGCTCGCGCAGCCCACGCTCAGGGGTAGGCTGGCAGCGATCACGAGGGCAAAAACGGTGGTTCGATTCATGGGGGAGGACTCCTTATGTTTGCGACAGCTCGGCTGCTCTGGCGCAACTGGGCTGCAATCCACAGAACCGCACGCAAAGTGACGGCAACCA
This genomic interval from Terriglobales bacterium contains the following:
- a CDS encoding OmpA family protein; amino-acid sequence: MNRTTVFALVIAASLPLSVGCASKKYVRNETAPTINKVNELDDLTAKTTRDIKDVDTRSQQGIQSVQAAAAAADQKALSAGQAASQAQTMATTAVNRADSLTGVVANLDNYRPVVETQVHFGFDKFVLTPKAKKALDELGGELPNAKHYIVVVDGNTDSVGSADYNYLLSKRRADSVISYLVSKYQVPAHKIYIIGMGKDKPVAPNSNTAGRAKNRRVDVRLMTNINDQAPTSASAATQQ